A single window of Nicotiana tomentosiformis chromosome 1, ASM39032v3, whole genome shotgun sequence DNA harbors:
- the LOC138906425 gene encoding uncharacterized protein, producing the protein MENESVIPMKDQHFETLQTIEGKKRKAKGKAKESPSIILKENASLDDAKLGNVFQDKNAMIRYFCLATIKEHFEFYVERSSNTRYSLICSDEKCGWTVRGSRIKESILFKIVKFQRKHECSVDIRKSHQRQATSNVIRGYMIDNLRDITTEAKPKFVISEMKRAHEIDVGYGKARRAIQKGISLLRGTTEENYEQLPSYLYMMEQKNLGSYTNIKRDAENRELRKAIGIRKDLMFLLDRHKAIAKVFPECYHSICIYHLEKNLKQRRVRNTTINLFQSATRVYNQSEFDDFMSQIAVVDKKTFDYLMEEPPGRWAHSHCPR; encoded by the exons ATGGAAAATGAGAGTGTAATTCCTATGAAAGATCAACACTTTGAAACACTGCAAACAATTGAAGGGAAAAAAAGGAAAGCAAAAGGAAAGGCAAAAGAATCCCCATCAATAATACTAAAGGAAAATGCATCATTGGATGATGCAAAATTGGGGAATGTTTTTCAAGATAAAAATGCTATGATTAGATATTTTTGCTTAGCAACAATCAAGGAGCACTTTGAGTTCTATGTTGAAAGATCAAGTAATACAAGATACTCTTTGATATGTAGTGATGAAAAGTGTGGTTGGACTGTTCGAGGTTCAAGAATTAAGGAATCAATACTTTTTAAAATAGTTAAATTTCAGAGAAAACATGAATGCTCGGTTGACATTAGAAAGTCACATCAAAGACAAGCGACTTCAAATGTGATAAGAGGTTACATGATTGACAACTTAAGAGACATAACTACTGAAGCAAAGCCTAAGTTTGTCATTTCAGAAATGAAAAGAGCACATGAAATAGATGTTGGCTATGGAAAAGCACGCCGTGCTATTCAAAAAGGGATATCTTTATTACGAGGAACAACAGAAGAAAATTATGAGCAGCTGCCTTCATATTTGTACATGATGGAACAAAAAAACCTAGGATCATATACTAATATTAAGAGAGATGCAGAAAACAG AGAATTAAGAAAAGCAATTGGCATTCGTAAAGATTTAATGTTCTTATTAGATCGACACAAGGCAATTGCAAAAGTTTTCCCTGAGTGCTACCATAGTATTTGCATATATCATTTAGAGAAGAATCTAAAGCAAAGAAGAGTAAGAAACACTACAATAAACCTATTTCAAAGTGCTACAAGAGTATACAATCAATCAGAATTTGATGACTTTATGTCCCAAATAGCTGTTGTTGATAAGAAAACATTCGACTACTTAATGGAGGAACCACCAGGAAGATGGGCTCATTCACATTGTCCAAGATGA
- the LOC104108133 gene encoding probable receptor-like protein kinase At5g24010 produces MIIKLQTFSLELNFDFCSITMATLSSTLALYFSFTLLCFNLIAASFSPIDHYLINCGSHEPKTVDSDHRHFTGDSTMSFLASTETISFTDANPSSKSSPIYHTARVFTRPSKYKFLIKNPGTHLVRLHFRRLISSGLDFSNAKFHVLANGFVLFNSLSMEMGQDLEIIKDYVIGVDSDVLVISFVPMDKSKFAFVNGIEVISAPNDLIADVAQYVSFDKNEQIHGLLKNGFETMQRVNVGGWKVTPFNDSLWRTWIADDEYLKSNDGSSKVHFGGRINYQDGGASREVGPDNVYNSARVIRSSGDSVSKLNMTWTFPVIGGYKYLVRMHFCDIASVARGMLFFNVYVNDNLAYENLDLTSVTNGMLASPFYADVVVDGDSSGVLTLSVGPSNMSLPRAVDAILNGVEIMKINNSVGSFDGEICAHSVLKSWKKGSGSFYPMLAAVFLLLIAFVIMHRRKAGATDSGTWWRLPTEIPEVNMNYSNQLSSNKL; encoded by the coding sequence ATGATCATCAAACTCCAAACCTTCTCTTTAGAGCTTAACTTCGATTTTTGTTCAATTACAATGGCGACTCTCTCTTCCACCTTAGCCCTCTACTTCTCCTTCACACTCCTCTGCTTCAACCTTATCGCAGCCTCTTTTTCCCCCATCGATCACTACCTCATAAACTGCGGGTCCCATGAACCTAAAACCGTTGACTCCGACCACCGCCACTTCACCGGCGACTCAACGATGTCGTTTCTTGCCTCCACTGAAACGATTTCATTCACTGACGCAAACCCAAGTTCTAAGTCTTCTCCAATTTACCACACCGCTCGTGTTTTCACGCGCCCCTCTAAGTACAAGTTCCTTATCAAGAACCCTGGTACTCACTTGGTACGTCTCCATTTCCGGCGATTAATTAGCAGTGGTCTTGATTTTAGTAATGCTAAATTTCATGTCTTGGCAAACGGGTTTGTGTTATTTAACAGTTTAAGTATGGAAATGGGTCAGGATCTTGAGATAATAAAGGATTATGTGATTGGGGTAGATTCAGATGTGCTTGTTATCAGCTTTGTGCCCATGGATAAGTCAAAATTTGCATTTGTAAATGGGATTGAGGTTATTTCTGCTCCTAATGATTTGATTGCTGATGTGGCTCAGTatgtaagttttgataaaaatgagcaAATTCATGGACTATTGAAGAATGGGTTTGAAACTATGCAAAGGGTTAATGTTGGTGGTTGGAAAGTTACTCCTTTTAATGATTCATTGTGGAGAACTTGGATTGCTGATGATGAATATCTCAAGTCTAATGACGGGTCATCAAAGGTTCACTTTGGTGGCCGTATAAATTATCAAGATGGTGGGGCAAGTAGAGAGGTTGGTCCTGATAATGTTTATAATTCTGCTCGAGTTATTAGGAGTTCGGGTGATTCAGTCTCCAAGTTGAATATGACATGGACATTTCCGGTGATTGGAGGGTACAAGTACTTGGTTAGGATGCACTTCTGTGATATAGCTAGTGTTGCGCGTGGGATGCTATTTTTTAATGTGTATGTGAATGACAATTTGGCCTACGAAAACTTGGATCTTACGTCAGTTACGAATGGGATGCTGGCTTCTCCTTTCTATGCTGATGTTGTAGTTGATGGAGATAGTTCTGGTGTTTTGACATTGAGCGTTGGGCCATCGAATATGAGTCTGCCACGTGCTGTAGATGCCATTCTGAATGGGGTTGAGATCATGAAGATTAATAATTCTGTGGGTAGTTTTGATGGTGAGATTTGTGCTCATTCTGTCTTGAAGAGTTGGAAGAAGGGAAGTGGTAGCTTTTATCCTATGCTAGCTGCTGTCTTCTTGCTTCTGATAGCATTTGTGATTATGCATCGGAGAAAAGCTGGGGCTACTGACTCTGGGACCTGGTGGAGGTTACCCACCGAGATTCCTGAAGTTAATATGAATTACAGCAACCAACTGTCATCTAATAAGCTGTGA